One genomic window of Manihot esculenta cultivar AM560-2 chromosome 16, M.esculenta_v8, whole genome shotgun sequence includes the following:
- the LOC110602857 gene encoding NADP-dependent malic enzyme: MQEDFSPLFLSLPKRVTSFLTLKKKAQNVHFLSVYPLQFLARSCIMITLKRFTFLRVVLGRGVERKFWALMASSMMNGGYSVEEEEKKKNVNVGGGVEDVYGEDNATEDQFATPWTVSVASGYTLLRDPHYNKGLAFSEKERDAHYLRGLLPPAIFTQELQEKKLMQSLRQYKVPLQRYVAMMDLQERNEKLFYKLLIDNVEELLPVVYTPTVGEACQKYGSIFRRPQGLYISLKEKGKILEVLKNWPERNIQVIVVTDGERILGLGDLGCQGMGIPVGKLSLYTALGGLRPSACLPVTIDVGTNNEQLLNDEFYIGLKQRRATGQEYAELLEEFMTAVKQNYGEKVLVQFEDFANHNAFELLTKYSPTHLVFNDDIQGTASVVLAGLLAALKLVGGTLADHKFLFLGAGEAGTGIAELIALEISKQIKAPIEETRKKIWLVDSKGLIVNSRKESLQHFKKPWAHEHEPVKGLLDAVKAIKPTVLIGSSGVGKTFTKEVVKAMASFNEKPLILALSNPTSQSECTAEEAYTWSEGRAIFASGSPFDPVEYDGKVFVPGQANNAYIFPGFGLGLIMSGAIRVHNDLLLAASEALAAQVKQEHFDKGLIYPPFSNIRKISAQIAAKVAAKAYELGLASRLPRPKDLVQHAESCMYSPVYGCYR; encoded by the exons ATGCAAGAAGATTTTtcccctctctttctctctctaccGAAACGCGTAACAAGCTTTCTCACTCTAAAAAAGAAGGCACAGAATGTTCACTTTCTCTCTGTCTACCCTCTGCAATTCCTTGCACGTTCCTGCATTATGATTACTCTCAAGAGATTTACTTTTCTG AGAGTGGTTCTGGGTAGAGGAGTAGAGAGAAAGTTTTGGGCTTTAATGGCGAGTTCAATGATGAATGGTGGTTACTcagtggaggaggaggagaagaagaagaatgttAATGTGGGTGGAGGTGTTGAGGACGTTTATGGCGAGGATAATGCTACAGAAGATCAGTTTGCCACTCCTTGGACTGTTTCTGTTGCCAG TGGGTATACTTTGTTGCGGGATCCACACTACAACAAGGGGCTTGCCTTCagtgagaaagagagagatgctCATTACTTGCGAGGCCTTCTGCCCCCAGCAATCTTTACTCAGGAGCTCCAG GAGAAGAAGTTGATGCAGAGTCTGAGACAGTACAAAGTTCCCTTGCAACGATACGTGGCTATGATGGATCTTCAG GAGAGGAATGAGAAACTATTTTACAAGCTTCTGATTGATAACGTTGAGGAACTCCTACCAGTTGTTTACACTCCCACAGTTGGTGAGGCTTGCCAGAAATATGGGAGCATTTTCCGGCGACCTCAGGGTCTCTACATCAGCTTGAAAGAGAA GGGCAAGATTCTTGAAGTATTGAAGAACTGGCCGGAGAGAAACATACAGGTTATCGTCGTCACTGATGGTGAGCGTATTCTGGGACTTGGGGATCTTGGCTGCCAG GGAATGGGGATTCCTGTAGGAAAACTCTCTTTGTATACTGCATTGGGAGGATTACGTCCCTCAGCA TGCTTGCCTGTTACCATTGATGTGGGCACAAACAATGAGCAGTTGTTGAATGACGAGTTCTACATTGGTCTTAAACAAAGGAGGGCAACTGGACAG GAATATGCTGAACTTCTAGAGGAGTTCATGACTGCAGTGAAGCAGAACTATGGGGAGAAAGTCCTTGTACAG TTTGAAGACTTTGCAAATCACAATGCATTTGAGCTACTGACAAAATACAGCCCAACGCATCTCGTCTTCAATGATGACATTCAG GGTACAGCATCTGTGGTGCTAGCAGGACTTCTTGCAGCTCTGAAATTAGTTGGTGGAACCTTGGCTGATCATAAATTCTTATTCCTTGGTGCTGGAGAG GCTGGAACTGGCATAGCTGAGCTTATAGCCCTTGAGATATCGAAACAG ATTAAAGCACCGATTGAAGAGACCCGCAAGAAGATTTGGCTTGTGGACTCAAAG GGACTGATTGTTAACTCTCGTAAAGAGTCGCTTCAGCACTTCAAGAAGCCTTGGGCACATGAGCATGAACCTGTCAAGGGACTTTTGGATGCTGTTAAG GCAATCAAGCCAACAGTATTGATAGGATCTTCTGGTGTTGGAAAAACATTCACTAAGGAGGTGGTTAAGGCCATGGCATCATTCAATGag AAACCTCTAATTCTTGCACTCTCCAATCCTACTTCACAATCTGAGTGTACAGCTGAAGAAGCTTATACGTGGAGCGAG GGTCGCGCTATCTTTGCTAGTGGAAGTCCATTTGACCCTGTTGAATACGATGGGAAAGTTTTTGTGCCTGGCCAG gcaAATAATGCTTACATATTCCCTGGATTTGGTTTGGGGTTGATCATGTCTGGCGCAATTCGTGTGCATAATGACTTGCTTTTGGCAGCCT CTGAAGCTTTGGCTGCACAAGTAAAACAGGAACACTTTGACAAAGGATTGATTTACCCTCCATTTTCCAACATCAGGAAAATTTCAGCCCAAATTGCTGCTAAAGTTGCTGCTAAAGCATATGAACttg GTTTGGCTTCTCGTCTCCCACGTCCTAAGGATCTTGTCCAGCATGCAGAGAGCTGCATGTACAGCCCAGTCTACGGATGCTACCGCTAA